One genomic region from Chthonomonas calidirosea T49 encodes:
- a CDS encoding glyoxalase superfamily protein gives MSLPKQRVIPALRITDDAVSKAYYVEKLGFSVEWEHRFEPHFPVFMSIHRDGMQIYLTQHKGDCEPGGLVHFVVEDVAALYEELQERGAFVCEAPNDELGFLCMTVQDPDGNKLRFMEPSPNHLSGN, from the coding sequence ATGTCCTTACCCAAACAACGTGTTATTCCCGCGCTTCGCATCACCGATGATGCGGTAAGCAAGGCGTACTATGTTGAAAAGCTCGGCTTTTCCGTGGAGTGGGAGCATCGTTTCGAGCCGCACTTCCCGGTATTCATGTCCATCCATCGTGATGGAATGCAGATCTATTTAACCCAACATAAGGGAGATTGTGAGCCGGGCGGTCTCGTCCATTTTGTGGTAGAAGATGTGGCCGCTCTCTATGAGGAGCTTCAGGAGCGGGGAGCTTTTGTGTGTGAGGCTCCCAATGACGAATTAGGGTTTCTCTGTATGACGGTGCAAGACCCCGATGGAAATAAGCTGCGTTTTATGGAGCCGTCGCCGAACCATCTCTCAGGTAACTGA
- the xylA gene encoding xylose isomerase, which produces MSDYTPQKHHKFTFGLWTVGNVGRDPFGNAVREPLAPTYIVKKLSELGAYGVNLHDNDLVPIDATAAERDRIVAEFKKALDDYGMRVPMATTNLFYDPVFKDGAFTSNDPKVRAYALQKTMRAMDLGAELGAEVYVFWGGREGVETDASKDPREALKRYRECLNFLAEYDIEKGYNFKFAIEPKPNEPRGDIYLPVVGAALGFIATLNRPEKFGLNPEYAHETMAGLNFVHAVAQAIDAGKLFHIDLNGQKIGRYDQDYRFGAEDLKTNFFLVKLLEESGYEGMRHFDAHAYRTEDEEGVWDFARGCMRTYLILKEKAERFNADPEIQGLLHELNTDSEGIGGLIRSYSPSNAQRIMEMQFDRAALGKRGYAYEKLDQLTMEILLGVR; this is translated from the coding sequence ATGAGCGACTATACCCCTCAAAAACATCATAAATTCACTTTCGGGCTTTGGACAGTCGGCAACGTGGGACGCGATCCCTTTGGCAACGCTGTCCGAGAGCCTCTCGCGCCCACCTATATTGTAAAAAAACTGAGCGAGCTAGGCGCCTATGGCGTTAATCTGCACGACAACGACCTGGTGCCCATAGATGCCACAGCAGCCGAGCGCGACCGCATTGTGGCCGAATTCAAAAAGGCTCTCGACGATTATGGCATGCGGGTGCCCATGGCCACCACCAACCTCTTCTATGACCCTGTGTTTAAAGACGGTGCCTTCACCTCCAACGACCCGAAGGTACGCGCTTATGCGCTGCAAAAAACGATGCGCGCCATGGATCTCGGTGCTGAACTGGGCGCCGAGGTCTACGTGTTTTGGGGCGGCCGAGAAGGCGTGGAGACCGACGCGAGCAAAGACCCGCGCGAGGCACTGAAGCGCTATCGGGAGTGCTTGAACTTCTTGGCCGAATACGACATTGAGAAGGGTTACAACTTCAAATTCGCCATAGAGCCGAAACCAAACGAACCGCGTGGTGACATCTATCTTCCGGTGGTGGGAGCGGCACTTGGTTTTATTGCCACCCTCAACCGGCCCGAAAAGTTCGGTCTCAACCCGGAATATGCCCATGAGACCATGGCAGGTCTCAACTTCGTTCACGCCGTTGCCCAGGCCATTGATGCGGGCAAACTATTCCATATAGACTTAAACGGCCAGAAAATCGGGCGTTATGACCAAGACTATCGGTTCGGTGCAGAGGATCTAAAGACCAACTTTTTCTTGGTAAAGCTGTTAGAGGAGAGTGGCTATGAGGGCATGCGCCACTTTGATGCCCACGCCTATCGCACCGAAGACGAAGAGGGAGTGTGGGACTTCGCACGGGGCTGCATGCGAACCTATCTCATTCTTAAAGAGAAAGCGGAACGATTCAACGCGGACCCCGAAATTCAAGGCCTGCTTCATGAGCTGAACACCGATTCGGAGGGCATCGGCGGCCTTATCCGCTCCTACTCACCGAGCAATGCCCAACGCATTATGGAGATGCAGTTCGACCGTGCCGCCCTCGGAAAGCGTGGCTATGCTTACGAGAAGCTCGACCAGCTTACCATGGAGATACTGCTAGGCGTCCGTTAG
- a CDS encoding Gfo/Idh/MocA family protein, with amino-acid sequence MSQKYRYAIIGTGFPHGSPGATGFGMAHFHYPAFASTGKVELVAIAEPNTSAAQAFIEKHHITPKIYADYRAMLTHEQPNIVSICTWPHLHAEMVMAAAEAGVRAIHCEKPMAITWGDCKKMKATADAHGAKLTFNHQRRHLLVFQAVRDAIARGDIGELVQIEAQCPNLFDWGTHWLDMLFFYNQETPAEWVIGQIDSRQERRIFGAYHEEQGLCHFKWKNGVRGWMVTGYEAGIGCTHRLVGKEGIIEVLSERKYRITGKTTWEEREFAQEPFDEHRRSAADVVQQLEDSTHRALLSADFALQSTEVIFATYYSSKIRGRVDLPLAYEGNALLDMVETGEVGPKRAHML; translated from the coding sequence ATGTCTCAAAAATATCGCTATGCCATTATCGGTACAGGGTTCCCCCATGGTTCGCCAGGGGCTACCGGCTTCGGAATGGCTCACTTCCATTATCCAGCCTTCGCCTCTACCGGAAAAGTAGAGCTAGTGGCCATTGCCGAGCCGAACACATCGGCCGCACAAGCTTTTATAGAGAAGCACCACATCACCCCCAAAATCTACGCGGACTATCGTGCCATGCTAACGCACGAACAGCCCAACATCGTCAGCATCTGCACATGGCCACACCTTCATGCGGAGATGGTTATGGCCGCCGCCGAAGCTGGTGTGCGTGCCATCCACTGCGAGAAACCTATGGCGATCACTTGGGGGGATTGCAAAAAAATGAAGGCCACCGCAGATGCCCACGGCGCTAAACTTACCTTTAACCACCAACGCCGACATCTGCTTGTGTTTCAAGCCGTGCGCGATGCCATAGCACGGGGCGATATTGGTGAGCTGGTGCAGATAGAAGCGCAGTGTCCAAATCTCTTCGACTGGGGCACACACTGGTTGGATATGCTGTTTTTCTATAACCAGGAAACCCCAGCGGAATGGGTGATCGGCCAAATAGATAGCCGCCAAGAGCGACGCATTTTTGGGGCCTATCACGAAGAACAAGGGTTATGCCATTTCAAATGGAAAAACGGGGTGCGAGGCTGGATGGTCACCGGCTATGAAGCAGGCATCGGCTGCACCCACCGCTTGGTGGGTAAAGAGGGGATCATCGAGGTGCTCTCGGAACGCAAATATCGCATTACTGGCAAAACGACATGGGAGGAGAGGGAGTTTGCACAGGAGCCTTTTGATGAACACCGTCGAAGTGCCGCCGATGTTGTTCAGCAGCTCGAAGACTCAACCCACCGTGCACTGCTTTCGGCCGACTTCGCCCTTCAATCCACTGAAGTCATCTTTGCTACCTACTACAGTAGCAAGATTCGAGGGCGCGTCGATCTGCCTCTTGCTTACGAAGGGAACGCCCTGCTCGATATGGTGGAGACCGGTGAGGTGGGGCCTAAGCGGGCACACATGCTGTGA
- the dusB gene encoding tRNA dihydrouridine synthase DusB translates to MQQRGYEGFRVGNLWISPPVILAPMADVTNGAFRRLAKRIGGPGLVVTEFISTTALHYGSAKTLTMFDITPDQRPVAVQIFGADPAIMAEAARIAVDMGADILDINMGCWVPKVCKTGAGAALIRDPDTACRVVEAVVKAVSVPVTVKTRPGWQYGDFATAKLAKRFEELGIQALTLHARFAVQGHEGAVDWALIRQMKALLSIPVIGNGDVNSPQAAARLLEETGCDGVMVGRAAIGNPWILRDIAHFLRTGELLPPPTLQERAEAALSHLRDLAQSMGEGPAVRHLRGQLPLYFRGFPYASRFRERISHANTIEEVQRLIEELFHAELTACVPA, encoded by the coding sequence ATGCAACAGAGAGGATATGAGGGATTTCGGGTGGGAAATCTGTGGATCTCGCCCCCGGTGATTCTGGCGCCTATGGCAGATGTAACGAATGGAGCTTTTCGTCGGCTTGCCAAACGCATCGGGGGTCCTGGCCTCGTCGTCACGGAGTTCATTTCGACTACCGCTCTTCATTATGGCAGCGCGAAAACCCTGACCATGTTCGATATCACTCCCGATCAGCGCCCAGTGGCGGTACAGATATTTGGGGCCGATCCGGCCATCATGGCGGAAGCCGCCCGTATTGCGGTAGATATGGGGGCCGATATTCTTGATATCAACATGGGCTGTTGGGTGCCCAAAGTGTGCAAGACGGGTGCAGGCGCCGCTCTTATTCGTGATCCGGATACGGCTTGCCGAGTAGTGGAGGCGGTTGTAAAGGCCGTGTCGGTACCGGTGACCGTAAAAACGCGCCCAGGATGGCAGTATGGCGACTTTGCTACGGCGAAGCTGGCAAAACGTTTTGAGGAGCTTGGCATTCAAGCGCTAACGCTTCATGCGCGCTTCGCCGTTCAAGGGCACGAGGGGGCAGTCGACTGGGCACTTATTCGTCAAATGAAGGCGCTTCTCTCGATACCGGTTATTGGCAATGGCGACGTGAACTCTCCACAGGCGGCGGCACGCCTGCTGGAAGAGACGGGTTGCGACGGCGTTATGGTGGGGCGTGCGGCGATAGGCAATCCCTGGATTTTACGCGATATCGCTCATTTTCTTCGCACCGGTGAGCTGCTGCCCCCTCCTACGCTTCAAGAGCGGGCCGAGGCCGCCCTCTCTCATCTTCGCGATCTTGCGCAAAGTATGGGAGAAGGGCCGGCCGTGCGACACCTCCGGGGGCAGCTACCGCTCTATTTTCGTGGATTCCCCTATGCCTCACGTTTTCGTGAAAGGATAAGTCACGCCAACACCATCGAAGAGGTTCAGAGGCTTATCGAAGAGCTATTTCACGCCGAACTCACAGCATGTGTGCCCGCTTAG
- a CDS encoding zinc-dependent alcohol dehydrogenase family protein produces MRAMVLTKPGPVEDLPLQLQELPKPKPHSGEVVIRVEVCGVCRTDLHVVEGELPPHKLPIIPGHEVIGTIEYRGPEATRFPIGARVGVAWLHASCGKCTYCKRGDENLCDSPTFTGYDADGGYAEYVVAPEAFIYPIPPGVSSREAAPFLCAGIIGYRALRRSNLRPGEPLGLYGFGASAHIVIQIARYWDCPVYVCTRDEKHRELARQLGAVWVGSTEERPPVKLRSSILFAPAGELVPIALSALDKGGTLALAGIYMTRIPSMDYEKHLFYERNLRSVTANTRQDGKELLHLAETVPLHTHTQEFPLEAANEALQALKQDRINGAAVLRVASS; encoded by the coding sequence ATGCGCGCCATGGTCCTTACGAAACCGGGGCCGGTAGAGGATCTGCCCCTGCAGTTGCAGGAACTGCCTAAGCCGAAACCACACTCCGGAGAGGTTGTCATTCGGGTTGAAGTATGCGGGGTTTGCCGTACAGATCTTCACGTGGTGGAAGGGGAGCTGCCACCTCACAAATTGCCCATTATTCCAGGTCACGAGGTCATAGGCACGATAGAGTACCGCGGTCCCGAAGCCACACGATTTCCAATTGGCGCTCGCGTTGGGGTGGCTTGGCTTCATGCAAGCTGCGGGAAGTGCACCTACTGTAAACGCGGAGACGAAAACCTTTGCGATAGTCCCACATTCACCGGCTACGATGCGGACGGTGGGTATGCAGAATATGTGGTGGCACCGGAAGCGTTTATCTATCCTATCCCTCCAGGAGTCTCCTCGCGTGAGGCTGCCCCCTTTCTCTGCGCCGGCATTATCGGCTATCGTGCCCTGCGACGCAGCAACCTTCGCCCCGGCGAGCCGCTAGGCCTTTACGGGTTTGGGGCGTCAGCTCACATTGTTATTCAGATCGCTCGCTATTGGGACTGCCCAGTCTACGTATGCACTCGTGATGAAAAACATCGAGAGCTGGCCCGCCAGCTAGGAGCCGTTTGGGTAGGCTCAACAGAGGAACGGCCTCCAGTGAAACTGCGCAGCAGCATTCTGTTTGCACCCGCCGGTGAACTGGTTCCTATTGCGCTCTCTGCTCTCGATAAGGGAGGCACTCTCGCGTTAGCCGGTATCTACATGACCCGCATCCCCTCTATGGACTATGAAAAGCACCTCTTCTACGAACGCAATCTGCGCAGCGTCACCGCGAATACCCGCCAGGATGGTAAAGAGCTACTGCACCTTGCCGAGACCGTTCCACTCCACACCCACACCCAAGAGTTTCCTTTGGAGGCCGCCAACGAGGCTTTACAAGCGTTGAAGCAGGATCGTATCAACGGAGCGGCAGTACTCCGCGTGGCCTCTAGTTAA
- a CDS encoding Ppx/GppA phosphatase family protein, with product MSHVFAAIDIGTNSIRLAVVRIEDDNHITTLAQHREMVRLGEGEFATHRMTPEAIARGALVCARFADVARGFGADEIVAFATAAVREAENREEFIERVRREAGIEVRVISGPEEARLIWLGVSSGIELGSNRALLIDIGGGSTEVIVGTSEGYEVLESMKLGAIRLSNLFFDTPDPISPELFAKVQAHVRAVANPVARRVQQAGFDIVLGSAGTINCLGQVVANYTGHAEASPRPTPSPSLRGGITFRTADLRQVVKLLCRLPLEERRQVPGMDPTRADIILGGAAILLTFLEQVEAERITTSERGLREGILVDHLLRQEGTREQFQALSVRRRSILQLARACNYEADHAHHTAFLALRLFDELHQLGEHTYGNTSRELLEYAAILHDIGTFLSHSNHQRHAYYIIRNSDLLGFDDTEIDIIANVALYHRKGIPKKKHPNMADLNREERRRVRVLAALLRVAEGLDRSHLGLVRDIRLRREESPRRFILTLISDAECELEVWGVQNNSDLFEYVFKAPLVAEVVHPNSIELASSAPTSASGAESPGAVPDRSPEA from the coding sequence ATGAGCCATGTTTTCGCAGCGATAGATATCGGTACCAACTCCATTCGCTTGGCTGTTGTACGCATTGAAGACGATAACCATATTACCACCCTTGCCCAACATCGGGAGATGGTGCGCTTAGGTGAGGGCGAATTCGCCACCCATCGTATGACGCCGGAGGCAATCGCCCGAGGGGCTTTGGTGTGCGCGCGGTTCGCCGATGTGGCGCGCGGCTTTGGCGCCGATGAGATTGTCGCCTTTGCCACTGCCGCGGTACGAGAGGCCGAAAACAGAGAAGAGTTTATCGAGCGGGTACGTCGTGAGGCCGGAATTGAGGTACGCGTGATATCCGGGCCGGAGGAAGCACGCCTGATATGGTTGGGGGTCTCCAGCGGCATCGAGCTAGGCTCCAATCGGGCTTTGCTGATTGACATTGGCGGGGGAAGCACGGAAGTGATCGTGGGCACCTCGGAGGGGTATGAGGTTTTAGAGAGCATGAAGCTGGGTGCTATCCGGCTCTCTAACCTCTTTTTCGACACACCCGACCCGATAAGTCCAGAGCTGTTTGCCAAAGTGCAGGCCCATGTACGAGCCGTTGCAAACCCGGTAGCGCGTCGCGTGCAACAAGCCGGATTCGATATCGTTTTGGGCAGCGCCGGAACCATCAACTGTTTGGGACAGGTGGTGGCGAACTACACCGGCCATGCAGAGGCCTCCCCAAGGCCGACGCCCTCTCCCTCGTTGCGTGGAGGCATTACCTTTCGTACAGCGGACCTGCGTCAGGTAGTGAAGCTGCTCTGCCGTTTGCCTCTTGAGGAACGCCGCCAGGTTCCTGGTATGGATCCCACCCGCGCCGACATCATTCTCGGTGGCGCCGCCATTCTGCTGACTTTTTTGGAACAGGTGGAGGCAGAGCGCATCACCACCAGTGAACGGGGGCTGCGTGAGGGCATTCTTGTGGATCATCTTCTGCGTCAAGAGGGAACGCGCGAGCAGTTTCAAGCGCTTTCAGTACGGCGCCGATCCATCCTTCAGTTGGCGCGAGCCTGCAACTATGAAGCCGATCACGCTCATCACACGGCCTTTCTGGCACTGCGTCTCTTCGACGAACTGCATCAACTCGGCGAGCACACCTACGGCAATACCTCGCGTGAGCTCCTAGAGTACGCGGCTATCTTACACGACATCGGTACCTTTCTCTCTCACTCTAATCACCAGCGCCATGCCTACTACATTATCCGTAACTCCGATCTGCTAGGTTTCGACGACACCGAGATAGATATCATCGCCAACGTGGCGCTCTATCACCGCAAAGGCATCCCTAAAAAGAAGCATCCCAATATGGCCGACCTGAACCGCGAGGAGCGTCGTCGTGTACGCGTTTTGGCCGCCTTACTGCGGGTAGCCGAGGGGCTGGATCGCAGCCATCTCGGCTTGGTGCGCGATATTCGACTTAGACGCGAGGAATCGCCTCGGCGCTTTATACTGACCCTGATCAGCGATGCCGAGTGCGAGCTAGAGGTTTGGGGTGTTCAAAATAACAGCGATCTTTTCGAGTACGTTTTTAAAGCCCCCCTCGTAGCTGAGGTTGTTCACCCCAATTCGATCGAGTTGGCATCTAGCGCCCCAACGAGCGCCTCAGGCGCAGAATCGCCTGGCGCAGTTCCGGATCGATCTCCTGAAGCGTAA
- a CDS encoding helix-turn-helix domain-containing protein: MLYQSGRQVVIASERSPRDLNTMDERLRSRFQSGLIADIGPPDLETRIAILEMCRQREGAEVSDEVLHYIGSAIQSNIRALEGALTRLLAYSSVMGVPPTVELAQNVLGEYLIDKPIPARGLTPEAIIQAVADQFGVDAAEIVGTNRNKDVSLARHVAMYLCRELLPEQRARHIGAAFGRRDHTTFLYACQRIITLQEIDPELRQAILRLRRSLGR, encoded by the coding sequence GTGCTGTATCAGAGTGGGAGGCAAGTAGTTATCGCTAGCGAACGTAGCCCGCGTGATCTCAATACCATGGACGAGCGGCTACGTTCCCGCTTCCAGAGCGGCCTTATTGCCGACATCGGCCCACCCGATTTGGAAACACGTATCGCCATTCTAGAGATGTGTCGGCAGCGGGAAGGGGCTGAGGTAAGCGATGAGGTGTTGCACTACATCGGCAGCGCTATCCAATCCAACATTCGAGCGCTGGAAGGGGCGCTAACGCGTCTTCTGGCCTACTCGTCCGTTATGGGGGTGCCGCCCACTGTGGAGCTAGCCCAGAACGTGCTTGGAGAGTATCTCATTGATAAGCCCATCCCCGCGAGAGGGCTTACCCCGGAGGCGATCATTCAGGCGGTGGCCGACCAATTTGGTGTAGATGCCGCCGAGATCGTGGGCACGAATCGCAACAAGGATGTGTCGCTGGCACGCCATGTGGCGATGTATCTTTGTCGGGAACTGCTGCCCGAGCAACGCGCCCGCCATATTGGAGCGGCCTTTGGGCGGCGCGACCACACCACATTTCTTTATGCGTGCCAACGCATCATTACGCTTCAGGAGATCGATCCGGAACTGCGCCAGGCGATTCTGCGCCTGAGGCGCTCGTTGGGGCGCTAG
- a CDS encoding DnaA ATPase domain-containing protein, with the protein MSGELEFGEEDRTQTLLQVWDLCLALLSTKVSPVTFNSFLSDTRPLSYTGNVVTLGVANPFAREWLESRAANAIRSALEFHLNTSGLQVKIVVMPRETSIPGAASGRKDASDAKRVLQPKLPLDEGEDAGATEAASTMSVKPSTTPPRVTPKSSGSRSGSKGAVPALPGLPLNERFTFETFVVGRSNRLAFAGAMNVAERPGAVYNPLFLYGGSGLGKTHLLHAIAHAIKRTNPKMRVAYVSGEYFAQHYINALKEHATDEFRRQYREIDVWLVDDTFSLLLVRSIPKRSSFTLLTCCIRVGGK; encoded by the coding sequence GTGAGCGGAGAGCTCGAATTCGGAGAGGAAGACCGCACGCAGACGCTGCTCCAGGTATGGGACCTTTGCCTGGCTCTGCTCTCCACAAAGGTAAGCCCAGTAACGTTTAATAGTTTTCTGAGCGACACACGCCCTTTAAGCTATACGGGCAACGTGGTGACCCTTGGTGTCGCCAATCCTTTTGCGAGAGAGTGGTTAGAGAGCCGAGCGGCTAACGCCATTCGGAGTGCCCTCGAGTTTCACCTCAACACGAGCGGGTTGCAGGTGAAGATCGTGGTCATGCCGCGTGAAACGTCCATTCCTGGTGCGGCATCGGGGCGTAAGGACGCTTCGGATGCGAAGAGGGTCTTGCAGCCAAAACTGCCTTTGGACGAGGGGGAAGATGCCGGAGCTACCGAGGCGGCATCTACTATGTCGGTAAAGCCCTCTACCACACCGCCACGCGTGACCCCTAAATCTTCGGGTTCCCGATCGGGCTCTAAAGGTGCAGTGCCGGCGCTTCCGGGCCTGCCTCTCAACGAGCGATTCACCTTTGAGACGTTTGTGGTGGGGCGTTCTAACCGCCTGGCCTTTGCGGGCGCGATGAATGTGGCGGAGCGCCCGGGTGCCGTCTACAATCCTCTCTTTCTCTATGGAGGGTCTGGGTTAGGCAAAACCCACTTGCTTCATGCCATTGCACATGCCATCAAACGCACGAACCCCAAAATGCGGGTGGCCTACGTTTCCGGCGAATACTTTGCACAGCACTACATCAACGCGCTGAAGGAGCACGCCACCGATGAGTTTCGTCGTCAATATCGAGAGATAGATGTTTGGCTAGTGGATGACACATTCAGTTTATTGCTGGTAAGGAGCATACCAAAGAGGAGTTCTTTCACACTTTTAACGTGCTGTATCAGAGTGGGAGGCAAGTAG
- a CDS encoding alpha/beta hydrolase gives MRYTIGMSSRQPEPRETIRPKRFFHPTYFGLGLLAGGLLWGGLAASYAYIATHPPRIPVLLPKDAQSLGLEEVTFLSRDGIALSGWFLPAKGNAIGGVVLCHGHLFNRMEMLYWARLLREAGFHTLLFDFRKSGRSGGHVCTVGYLETNDLLGAVDYFAARPEMQGLHVGVYGHSMGGSVALMAAAEDTRLAAVVTHGAFATLERAVVRRGRLLFGPLGTLITPLAIRIGQRWIPISPQEVSALKAIGSIAPRPVLLFHGQHDRIVPVKDAYDLYAAACPPRTLHVLPKSGHVWIAPEELPEYDHLLVQFFKTHL, from the coding sequence ATGCGTTATACTATAGGCATGTCGAGCCGTCAGCCTGAACCGCGCGAAACCATCCGCCCAAAACGTTTTTTTCACCCAACCTATTTCGGCCTAGGCTTGCTCGCCGGCGGCCTCCTTTGGGGAGGTCTTGCCGCCAGCTACGCCTATATCGCCACACACCCGCCTCGCATCCCCGTCCTCCTACCTAAAGACGCGCAAAGCCTCGGGCTAGAGGAGGTCACCTTTCTCTCGCGCGATGGCATTGCCCTAAGTGGTTGGTTTTTACCGGCCAAAGGCAATGCGATCGGTGGGGTCGTCCTCTGCCACGGGCATCTCTTTAATCGCATGGAGATGCTCTATTGGGCACGACTTCTGAGAGAGGCTGGTTTCCACACACTTCTGTTTGATTTCCGCAAATCGGGAAGAAGTGGGGGGCATGTCTGTACGGTCGGTTATCTGGAAACGAACGATCTGCTTGGAGCGGTAGACTACTTTGCCGCCCGTCCAGAGATGCAGGGGCTTCACGTCGGCGTTTACGGGCACTCCATGGGCGGTTCTGTAGCGTTAATGGCCGCGGCGGAAGATACTCGCTTGGCAGCTGTTGTTACCCACGGAGCCTTCGCCACGCTTGAACGTGCCGTCGTTCGACGCGGGCGCCTGCTTTTTGGCCCTCTCGGCACGCTTATTACCCCGCTAGCCATCCGCATTGGCCAACGGTGGATCCCCATCTCTCCTCAAGAGGTTTCGGCGTTAAAGGCCATTGGCAGCATCGCTCCCCGTCCTGTTCTCCTGTTTCACGGGCAACACGATCGCATCGTTCCCGTCAAAGATGCTTACGATCTCTATGCAGCTGCATGTCCTCCACGCACGTTGCATGTGCTGCCGAAATCCGGGCATGTCTGGATCGCTCCAGAAGAGCTGCCCGAGTACGACCATCTGCTAGTACAGTTCTTCAAAACCCATCTCTGA
- a CDS encoding thymidine kinase: MPTRTKQPGSITVICGCMFSGKTDELIRLVRRALYARKRVQVFKSALDTRTDNTVISTHDGVRFQAIAVPDARTLEALLDPRVHVVGIEEVQFFDEAIVPLCQRLADRGTEVIVAGLDQDFRGMPFGVMPTLLALAENVIKLHAICKVCGGEATRTQRLVNGRPASWNEPTILIGAEETYEARCRRCHRVRNAPIHSARGTHPMPPTRTPEVTDPRQLEMFMEPEVDNEG, translated from the coding sequence ATGCCTACGCGCACCAAACAGCCCGGCTCTATCACGGTTATCTGCGGGTGTATGTTCTCAGGAAAAACTGACGAGCTCATTCGGCTTGTACGGCGAGCCCTCTACGCCCGCAAACGGGTACAGGTTTTTAAATCGGCCCTCGATACGCGCACCGATAACACCGTTATCAGCACCCATGACGGCGTACGTTTTCAGGCCATTGCCGTGCCCGATGCCCGTACCCTCGAGGCGCTTCTAGACCCACGCGTCCATGTGGTGGGCATTGAAGAGGTTCAATTCTTCGACGAGGCCATTGTTCCCCTCTGTCAGCGTCTCGCCGATCGAGGCACAGAGGTGATTGTAGCCGGCCTCGATCAGGATTTTCGTGGCATGCCCTTCGGCGTTATGCCCACCCTCCTGGCGCTCGCCGAGAACGTTATCAAGCTGCACGCTATCTGCAAGGTCTGTGGCGGAGAGGCCACCCGCACACAGCGCCTCGTGAACGGACGCCCCGCATCCTGGAACGAACCCACCATTCTTATCGGAGCAGAGGAGACCTACGAGGCGCGCTGCCGCCGTTGCCATCGCGTGCGCAACGCCCCCATCCACAGCGCCCGTGGTACCCACCCTATGCCTCCTACCCGCACCCCAGAAGTTACCGATCCTCGTCAACTCGAAATGTTTATGGAGCCGGAGGTAGACAACGAAGGCTAG